One Prolixibacteraceae bacterium DNA segment encodes these proteins:
- a CDS encoding transposase: MRTIDRLERENQALKKQVETLLKELDRVMSRVQALSQENTMLHEKVKDLEDKLSHNHKNSSNSSFPPSRDLHTVKKNQSLRNKSTRKPGGQPKHKGSTLQQSDFPTSIESYYPPSTCQCGNTLNQEDASLLCKRQVFDIPPVLEQICTEHRLYENRCSCGQLHKGSMPSNIKAPVQYGSHLRSLIVSLYVEHYILLNRIGSLVEEITSFKIGDGTITNILNKAQEVMTPLYESLRESISKSSVVGSDETGCKINGGKGWMWVWQNHEITFITANKSRGYKVVVENFKKGFINATLVSDCYASQLKTPAKHYQLCLAHLQRELIYIKQQTNNSWAEDILNIFYESTPKTLRLI; this comes from the coding sequence ATGAGAACAATAGATCGTTTAGAACGAGAGAATCAAGCTTTAAAGAAGCAGGTTGAGACATTACTGAAAGAGCTAGACAGAGTGATGTCACGAGTTCAAGCTTTGTCACAAGAGAATACTATGCTTCATGAAAAAGTAAAGGATCTAGAAGACAAACTATCGCATAATCATAAAAACAGTAGTAATAGTAGTTTTCCACCTTCAAGAGATTTACATACAGTAAAGAAAAATCAATCACTTCGAAATAAATCCACTAGGAAACCCGGAGGTCAACCCAAACATAAAGGATCGACATTACAACAGAGTGATTTCCCAACAAGCATAGAGTCATATTATCCTCCATCGACGTGTCAGTGTGGTAATACATTAAATCAAGAAGACGCTAGCTTGTTATGCAAACGTCAGGTTTTTGACATACCACCTGTTCTTGAACAAATCTGCACGGAGCATCGTCTTTATGAAAATAGATGCAGTTGTGGTCAACTACACAAAGGTTCTATGCCCTCGAATATAAAAGCACCTGTCCAATACGGTTCTCATTTACGTTCACTAATTGTAAGCTTGTATGTTGAACATTATATCCTTTTAAACCGTATTGGTTCACTAGTGGAAGAGATAACATCATTTAAAATTGGAGATGGGACTATTACTAATATTTTAAATAAAGCCCAAGAGGTGATGACTCCTTTATATGAATCACTTCGTGAATCGATATCCAAATCCAGTGTAGTTGGCTCAGACGAAACAGGTTGCAAGATCAATGGAGGCAAAGGATGGATGTGGGTATGGCAAAATCATGAGATAACATTCATTACAGCCAATAAGTCTAGAGGGTATAAAGTTGTCGTAGAAAATTTTAAAAAAGGATTTATTAATGCGACCTTAGTCAGTGACTGTTATGCTTCGCAATTAAAAACTCCAGCCAAACATTATCAACTATGTTTAGCACATTTACAACGAGAATTAATCTATATTAAACAACAAACGAATAACAGTTGGGCAGAGGATATTTTGAATATATTCTATGAGTCCACTCCGAAAACCTTACGCCTAATATAA
- a CDS encoding discoidin domain-containing protein, translating into MKKIILIIVALVTIYSCEDQNYLHEKYLADGENIYIGKNDSVKVFTGKNRVKITWLLNSDPKAKYCNISWNNGKESIQLENELVKTEEDTCETIIELQEGRYIFELFNSDGSGLKSLKTIKSIKVYGEKYVTELQNQKVQSITIENDTVHIHWRVMEGSEGVEMTYTNKDGEVVNHSVPKGENETLLGDFVQGGEFTYVTKFKPEPTSIDVFQAPQSVTAKFPYKTIDRSSWTILSVNSVAGGYEANKMFDNDFNSFYHSSWDPFYDMPYVIDIDMQKVNKLFMIDLWQRSGYSDMADVTIKTSEDNITWETFGALLFPNNSQIRHKSVEVEDLVDARYLRIIFENSNRSNNIGCAEFIINGLEGK; encoded by the coding sequence ATGAAAAAAATAATCCTAATAATAGTTGCCTTAGTTACTATATATAGTTGCGAAGATCAAAATTATCTTCATGAAAAATATCTCGCAGATGGAGAGAATATTTATATCGGTAAAAACGATTCTGTAAAAGTATTTACAGGAAAAAATCGGGTAAAGATTACTTGGTTGTTAAACTCCGATCCTAAAGCGAAGTACTGTAATATCTCATGGAATAATGGAAAAGAATCAATTCAGTTAGAAAATGAGTTAGTTAAAACGGAAGAGGATACTTGTGAAACAATCATTGAGCTTCAGGAAGGTAGATATATATTTGAACTCTTTAATTCTGATGGTTCAGGTTTAAAGTCTCTTAAAACTATCAAATCGATCAAAGTATATGGGGAAAAGTATGTCACCGAACTTCAAAATCAGAAAGTCCAGTCGATCACTATTGAGAATGATACTGTTCATATTCATTGGAGAGTGATGGAGGGGTCAGAAGGCGTTGAGATGACTTATACCAATAAAGATGGAGAGGTGGTCAATCATTCAGTGCCAAAAGGAGAGAATGAGACACTGTTGGGAGATTTTGTTCAAGGAGGAGAGTTCACATATGTCACTAAATTCAAGCCAGAACCTACCTCTATAGATGTTTTTCAAGCTCCTCAAAGTGTGACTGCGAAATTTCCATATAAGACAATTGATCGTAGTAGCTGGACCATTTTATCAGTAAATAGTGTCGCAGGAGGTTATGAAGCCAATAAGATGTTTGATAATGATTTCAATTCATTTTATCACTCTAGTTGGGACCCATTTTATGATATGCCTTATGTCATTGATATCGATATGCAAAAGGTTAATAAGCTGTTTATGATTGATCTATGGCAAAGATCGGGTTATAGTGATATGGCAGATGTAACGATCAAGACTAGTGAAGACAATATAACCTGGGAAACTTTTGGGGCACTACTATTTCCTAATAACAGTCAGATACGTCATAAGTCTGTTGAAGTTGAGGATCTTGTGGATGCTCGTTATCTTCGTATAATTTTTGAAAATAGTAATAGAAGTAACAACATTGGCTGTGCTGAATTTATCATTAATGGTTTAGAAGGGAAATAG
- a CDS encoding DUF418 domain-containing protein, giving the protein MTKKRILFLDVLRGIAICAVLLLHHLEHFDVYHFPKTYPSWLVTLDKGVWQSLFFIFAGKAYSIFAMLFGVTFYIQMNGAKERGTKCWDLVFFRRMIILFLVGMINSIFFQGDILSIYSVLGILLIPLSHIRNTKILWSIAFILMLHPLAVYQLTDGLLHPTQTLENPASWHYFGEMNKYITEGSFIATAKGNLVNGRTAVLLWSYENGRYFTITALFITGWLLAKKDRFSHNEKNHIFWRNCGFTALGLSVIIHTLFYLAKAHIKVIPISRPLMEILSCWKNISFMFVLVALFYWGYNQVKLKNIMNFFAPLGAMSMSNYVFQSLTGGLIYYGYGLGLYKYTGATFSSLIGVVIIITAQYLSRWWQSSHKRGPLETVWHKLTWLGKR; this is encoded by the coding sequence ATGACTAAAAAACGTATTCTCTTCTTAGATGTACTAAGAGGAATAGCTATTTGTGCAGTACTTCTGCTGCATCATCTCGAACATTTCGATGTTTATCATTTCCCCAAAACGTACCCATCTTGGTTGGTAACTCTCGATAAAGGAGTTTGGCAAAGCCTCTTCTTTATTTTTGCGGGAAAAGCATACTCAATATTTGCGATGCTATTTGGAGTCACCTTCTATATTCAGATGAACGGAGCCAAAGAGAGAGGAACAAAGTGCTGGGATCTTGTTTTTTTTAGACGCATGATAATACTCTTTCTTGTAGGAATGATTAACTCTATATTCTTTCAAGGAGATATTCTATCGATATATTCCGTACTTGGAATACTCTTGATCCCCCTATCCCATATACGAAATACTAAAATATTATGGTCTATCGCCTTTATCCTTATGCTACACCCTCTTGCCGTGTATCAATTAACAGATGGTTTACTTCACCCTACGCAAACATTAGAAAATCCTGCATCGTGGCACTATTTTGGGGAGATGAACAAATATATCACGGAAGGGAGCTTTATTGCAACAGCAAAAGGAAACCTTGTCAATGGTAGAACTGCCGTATTATTATGGAGTTATGAGAATGGAAGATATTTCACCATCACCGCACTTTTTATCACCGGATGGCTTTTGGCTAAAAAGGATCGCTTCTCCCATAATGAAAAGAATCATATTTTTTGGAGAAATTGTGGATTCACAGCACTCGGACTTTCAGTCATTATACACACACTATTCTATCTAGCCAAAGCACATATTAAAGTGATACCTATTTCTCGTCCTCTCATGGAGATTCTTTCGTGTTGGAAAAATATCTCTTTTATGTTTGTCTTGGTAGCACTATTCTATTGGGGGTACAATCAAGTAAAACTAAAAAACATAATGAACTTCTTTGCCCCATTGGGAGCAATGAGTATGAGTAATTATGTATTCCAGTCTCTAACGGGAGGACTTATATATTATGGTTATGGATTGGGACTATACAAGTATACGGGAGCCACATTTAGCTCTCTTATTGGTGTGGTAATTATTATCACGGCACAATACCTCTCTAGATGGTGGCAATCAAGCCACAAAAGAGGTCCTTTAGAAACAGTCTGGCATAAGCTCACTTGGCTAGGTAAAAGATAA
- a CDS encoding TolC family protein produces MRRIFFIVKPVLLIICFLSLSYTVCAQKRCSIGFLVDENNVESRTFCKEVEEEVHRIIGKELLVLDQPMRVYENDFDGEKAKENYLRLQEDSSVDIIISQGAVSNFIVESLGAPTKSTLVVGKIIEELSNSLWSGERKKNISYVITPFSIKKDLITFQGYVSYHNVAILVNPMILNIFPLNDYLDTILKGTNIKYEIVPLEANKKELGKKLSQHDAAYLLTGEEYELDSLQKIIDGLNQMKIPTFSSVIPEAARLGVLFSKGVEGDHKKVIRRIALNIESIMNGTPAKELPTKVIQDDNINFNIKTSYQIDFNPKYSQLFGLNISGNVLDFNAAETYDLKRVLEQVVDQNFKLQSEKQNIKIAEENTKYAKSSYLPKATASANAMNLDPAIAEVMGQSNKSINSSVKASVEQVIYSQEASSNIKIQKYQQKATEAQYSTQVLNMMSEGGGAYYQMLVAKTNYQIADENLSLTRKNYAISKNNYEAGETGKADVLRWKSELANATQLLVNSYFALKQNAYNLNQIVGNSIQEKIDVKSIESNDVLSKKKYFKPLFDIIDDPKQRVQVVQIVTNIAIESSPELEALGYNLLSADRTMKMYNRSKYMPTIALQGSYNYTIDQQSTVIPSNYYSIGLNMSIPLYDRNQRNIQKRKAAHQYQQISFEQQNIQSVISKDVNTLLGDIVAKASNIRLSRISSESAFESLNLMQISYASGATSITSLIDAQKAYIKAKQDEANAVTEFLGVSLNLQRYINYFFPLHTEAENMEYLMNLKSKIMQ; encoded by the coding sequence ATGAGAAGAATTTTTTTTATAGTAAAACCAGTTTTACTGATCATCTGTTTTTTGTCCCTCAGTTATACTGTATGCGCACAGAAACGATGTTCTATTGGTTTTTTGGTGGATGAAAATAATGTAGAAAGTCGGACTTTCTGTAAAGAGGTGGAAGAAGAAGTTCATCGAATTATTGGAAAAGAACTACTTGTTCTAGATCAACCAATGAGAGTATACGAGAACGATTTCGATGGAGAGAAAGCAAAAGAAAATTATCTTCGTTTACAAGAGGATTCTTCTGTAGATATTATTATTTCGCAAGGAGCTGTTTCGAATTTCATTGTTGAAAGTCTTGGGGCACCTACTAAATCAACTCTTGTCGTCGGAAAGATTATTGAGGAACTAAGTAATAGTTTGTGGAGTGGCGAACGTAAGAAAAATATATCTTATGTAATCACTCCTTTCTCTATAAAAAAGGACTTAATTACATTTCAAGGTTATGTATCATATCATAATGTGGCAATATTGGTGAATCCAATGATATTGAATATATTTCCTCTCAATGATTATCTTGATACGATTCTTAAGGGAACCAACATTAAATATGAGATAGTGCCACTTGAAGCGAACAAGAAAGAGCTTGGTAAGAAACTTTCGCAACATGATGCTGCTTATCTTTTAACGGGAGAGGAGTATGAACTAGATTCTCTCCAAAAGATTATTGATGGTTTAAATCAAATGAAGATTCCCACATTCTCTTCTGTAATACCTGAAGCTGCACGTTTAGGGGTGCTTTTCTCTAAAGGAGTAGAGGGAGATCACAAAAAGGTTATTCGTCGTATTGCATTGAATATTGAATCCATAATGAATGGAACTCCTGCTAAGGAGCTACCAACCAAGGTAATTCAAGATGATAATATCAATTTTAATATTAAAACCTCTTATCAGATTGATTTTAATCCTAAGTATAGCCAACTTTTTGGATTGAATATCTCAGGTAATGTTTTAGATTTTAATGCTGCTGAAACTTATGATTTGAAGCGTGTATTAGAGCAGGTCGTAGATCAGAATTTTAAACTTCAGTCTGAAAAACAGAATATCAAGATTGCTGAGGAGAATACGAAATATGCCAAAAGTAGCTACCTGCCAAAGGCGACCGCATCGGCAAACGCGATGAATCTTGACCCAGCAATTGCTGAAGTTATGGGCCAAAGCAATAAATCGATCAACTCCTCGGTGAAAGCTTCTGTGGAACAGGTGATATATTCTCAAGAAGCGAGCTCCAATATCAAAATCCAGAAATATCAGCAGAAAGCGACTGAGGCGCAATATTCTACCCAAGTGCTTAATATGATGAGTGAAGGGGGTGGGGCCTATTATCAGATGCTTGTAGCAAAGACAAATTATCAAATTGCGGATGAGAATCTTTCCTTGACACGAAAGAACTATGCGATCTCTAAGAATAACTATGAGGCCGGAGAGACTGGAAAGGCGGATGTTTTGCGATGGAAAAGTGAGTTAGCCAATGCCACCCAGTTGTTAGTAAACTCCTATTTTGCCTTGAAACAAAACGCTTACAACTTAAATCAGATTGTTGGTAATTCGATTCAAGAGAAGATAGATGTGAAGAGTATAGAGTCTAATGATGTGTTGAGTAAAAAGAAATACTTCAAACCACTATTCGATATCATTGATGATCCGAAACAACGTGTCCAAGTGGTGCAAATTGTTACAAATATCGCGATAGAGTCTTCTCCCGAATTGGAGGCACTTGGATACAATTTATTGAGTGCAGATAGAACGATGAAGATGTATAATAGAAGTAAGTATATGCCTACGATTGCATTGCAGGGTAGCTATAATTATACCATTGACCAACAGAGTACCGTGATTCCTTCTAACTACTATTCGATAGGTCTGAACATGTCTATTCCTCTGTATGATCGAAATCAAAGAAATATTCAGAAAAGAAAAGCTGCACATCAATATCAGCAAATATCCTTTGAGCAACAGAATATTCAGTCGGTTATTTCAAAAGATGTGAACACCTTACTAGGGGATATCGTAGCAAAAGCATCTAATATTCGTCTGTCTCGGATATCTTCTGAGTCTGCTTTTGAGAGTTTAAATCTAATGCAGATATCTTATGCATCAGGAGCTACTTCTATTACCTCTTTAATTGATGCGCAAAAAGCATATATCAAGGCAAAGCAAGATGAGGCGAATGCAGTGACTGAATTTCTTGGTGTCTCTTTAAATCTTCAACGATATATAAACTACTTTTTCCCTCTTCATACCGAAGCGGAGAATATGGAGTACCTAATGAATCTGAAATCAAAAATAATGCAATAA
- a CDS encoding P-II family nitrogen regulator, translated as MKKIEAIIRKSKFDEVKEALHLVGIEFFSFWEVRGIGKTIEERSYRGIVYDTSTIERVKLSIIVRDKNVEKTIDALIQTAQTGEIGDGKIFIVDVIDAIRIRNGERGNSSLYLKGEED; from the coding sequence ATGAAAAAAATTGAGGCAATTATTCGAAAATCAAAATTCGATGAAGTAAAAGAAGCCCTCCACCTTGTCGGTATAGAGTTCTTCTCTTTTTGGGAGGTAAGAGGAATCGGAAAAACGATAGAAGAGAGATCGTATAGAGGGATTGTTTATGACACCAGTACTATCGAAAGAGTAAAACTATCCATTATCGTAAGAGATAAAAATGTAGAAAAAACCATCGATGCATTGATACAGACAGCACAAACAGGAGAAATTGGGGATGGTAAAATATTTATCGTCGATGTTATCGATGCCATTCGAATACGAAATGGAGAAAGAGGAAACAGTTCTCTCTACCTAAAAGGAGAAGAAGACTAA
- a CDS encoding carboxypeptidase-like regulatory domain-containing protein produces MNKKLLTIVLTLLLCHFNTMATIVNAKNDQGFGQKSEKRWIKGVVRDEKGASLPGANIIIKGTTSGVVTGLDGDYEIKVSNNDELIFSFIGYESKTIKVGNKTTIEISLELVKNELEDVTIVAFGKQKKESVISSIETVSTKELKVPSSNLTTAFAGRMSGVISYQRSGEPGQDNAEFFVRGVTTLEQAKRTH; encoded by the coding sequence ATGAATAAAAAACTATTGACCATAGTTTTAACACTATTGTTGTGTCACTTTAACACGATGGCAACAATTGTTAATGCAAAAAACGATCAAGGGTTCGGTCAGAAATCTGAAAAGCGTTGGATTAAAGGAGTTGTCCGTGATGAGAAAGGAGCTTCTCTTCCTGGCGCAAACATTATTATAAAAGGAACGACCAGTGGTGTTGTTACTGGGCTTGATGGAGATTACGAAATTAAAGTTTCTAATAACGATGAACTGATATTTTCTTTTATAGGTTACGAGTCAAAGACTATAAAAGTGGGAAACAAAACTACCATTGAAATAAGTCTAGAACTTGTAAAGAATGAACTAGAAGATGTTACTATTGTAGCATTTGGTAAGCAGAAAAAAGAGAGTGTGATTTCCTCTATTGAGACAGTCTCAACCAAAGAGTTAAAGGTCCCTTCGAGTAACCTTACTACTGCGTTTGCGGGACGTATGTCTGGAGTGATCTCTTACCAAAGAAGTGGGGAGCCGGGTCAAGATAATGCAGAATTTTTTGTTCGAGGAGTGACTACTTTGGAACAGGCAAAGCGAACCCATTAA
- a CDS encoding transposase translates to MFKRSPANKQLDMFDSPSIIEGLPSRASNIYHDDNHWHNQFRKLVVYQISEDIFAPIYCQDNGCPNYPIRILVGMMILKEGAGISDEMLFENCQFNLLYRSALGLLHASDSIPAQSTYYKFRQQVKEYNEKNESDLFEDVFTQITSSHIEILGIKSDTIRMDSKLLNSNIKWLSRYSLIHETLSLFLTKGCNNFNFSDDLKPHISDVVSTDGDKVVYRNSTDSIKQKIVDLGILISNILNEYTGPANSYYDNLLRLFKEQFFKDDQGVTTPIKGEDLSAKNMQTPFDTDCDYRNKAGDKCKGYSANLTEVVGDNGLPNIITSIQVEKVSHSDTAHFKGSIERTQEVLGYNVINIHADGAYNSEENQEYCAENNQHLYLHAIQGKEGRFRFSLEAQVLKVFDNKHQRYVDYTKYKGKDELDRYKIYLEEGKFRYFKLTEVEKSLLRQRIKETPIEKLQIRNNVEASIFQLGFHCNGKNTVYRGLIKHQMWAVARSLWVNFVRIVKYYSELNISMVINMLKCKLCDLFIAKMTLLESVIVTKIQIQFCRLKSPKIRIIL, encoded by the coding sequence ATGTTTAAACGTAGTCCTGCCAACAAACAACTAGATATGTTTGATAGTCCCTCAATAATTGAAGGATTACCATCTCGTGCATCAAATATCTATCATGATGACAATCATTGGCACAATCAATTTAGAAAGCTCGTTGTTTATCAGATAAGTGAGGATATTTTTGCGCCGATCTATTGTCAAGATAATGGATGTCCCAACTATCCTATTCGTATTCTTGTTGGTATGATGATTTTGAAAGAAGGTGCTGGTATAAGTGATGAAATGTTGTTTGAAAACTGTCAATTCAATCTACTTTACCGATCAGCGTTAGGACTTTTACATGCTTCTGATTCTATTCCTGCACAATCTACTTATTATAAGTTTAGACAACAAGTAAAAGAATATAATGAGAAGAATGAATCTGATTTATTTGAAGATGTTTTTACACAAATCACTTCTTCTCATATAGAAATACTTGGCATTAAGAGTGATACTATAAGAATGGATAGCAAACTGCTGAATAGCAACATAAAATGGCTTTCTCGATATAGTCTAATACATGAGACATTGTCCTTGTTTCTGACAAAAGGTTGCAATAATTTTAATTTCTCTGATGATCTTAAACCTCATATTTCAGATGTGGTCTCAACAGATGGAGATAAGGTTGTTTATCGCAATTCAACAGATTCAATTAAACAAAAGATCGTGGATCTTGGGATACTCATTTCAAATATTCTTAATGAATATACTGGACCTGCCAATAGTTATTACGATAATCTATTACGTCTATTTAAAGAGCAGTTTTTCAAAGATGATCAGGGAGTTACCACTCCAATAAAAGGAGAAGATTTATCTGCAAAGAACATGCAAACTCCGTTTGATACGGACTGTGATTATAGAAATAAAGCAGGTGATAAATGCAAAGGGTATTCAGCTAATTTGACAGAAGTAGTTGGAGACAATGGACTTCCTAATATCATTACTTCTATACAAGTAGAAAAAGTATCTCATTCGGACACTGCTCATTTTAAGGGATCAATAGAGAGGACACAAGAAGTATTGGGATATAATGTAATAAACATTCATGCAGATGGGGCTTATAATAGTGAGGAAAATCAAGAATATTGTGCAGAAAACAACCAACACCTATATCTACATGCCATACAAGGTAAAGAAGGACGATTTCGGTTTAGTTTAGAGGCACAAGTTCTAAAAGTGTTTGATAATAAGCATCAACGGTATGTTGATTATACAAAATACAAAGGAAAAGATGAGTTAGATAGATATAAAATATATTTAGAAGAAGGCAAGTTTCGCTATTTTAAATTGACTGAGGTTGAGAAAAGTCTTTTAAGGCAAAGAATAAAAGAAACCCCAATAGAAAAGCTTCAAATAAGGAATAATGTAGAAGCGAGTATTTTTCAATTAGGTTTTCATTGTAATGGAAAAAACACTGTCTATAGAGGATTGATAAAACATCAAATGTGGGCAGTAGCTAGATCATTATGGGTGAATTTTGTTCGAATAGTAAAATACTATTCCGAACTAAACATTTCGATGGTCATAAACATGCTTAAATGTAAATTGTGTGATCTTTTTATTGCGAAAATGACTTTATTAGAAAGTGTTATTGTTACTAAGATTCAGATTCAGTTTTGTAGACTAAAAAGTCCCAAAATACGCATAATCCTATAA
- a CDS encoding ammonium transporter has product MILLNTPLFNSLDTLWVLICGCLVMFMQAGFSLVEVGFTRPKNSVNILMKNLMDFSFGSLAYWLIGFGLMFGSSIGGFIGNISDDSQSIFGTLSPMTFIFFQTVFCATSATIVSGAIAERAKFTTYLLLSLSIGIIIYPIAGHWIWGGGWLSNLGFHDFAGSTVVHSVGAWIGLLAAKMVGPRIGKYNGKAKAIPGHNLTLGTLGVFILWFGWFGFNPGSQLAIDGAENVEKVSLIFITTNLAGAAGAVASMLVSWRRYKFPSLSMTLNGALGGLVAITAGCDVVTPTMAIVIGATAGIILPFAVEYIDQKLKIDDPVGAVSVHGVCGIFGTLMVGIFDTQNGLLYTGSFAHLGIQTVGVISVAAWALGTGYIVLSILKKLFGLRVTKREEEEGLDIYEHGESAYN; this is encoded by the coding sequence ATGATACTTTTAAATACCCCCTTATTTAACTCTCTTGACACCCTATGGGTATTAATATGTGGCTGTTTGGTAATGTTTATGCAAGCAGGATTTTCGCTTGTCGAAGTAGGGTTCACCCGTCCCAAAAACTCTGTCAATATACTAATGAAAAACCTTATGGACTTTAGTTTTGGATCACTAGCCTATTGGCTTATTGGCTTTGGGCTGATGTTTGGTTCCTCTATAGGCGGATTCATCGGCAATATAAGTGACGATAGTCAATCCATTTTTGGGACCCTCTCTCCCATGACCTTTATCTTTTTTCAAACTGTTTTCTGTGCCACCTCCGCTACGATTGTCTCTGGAGCGATAGCAGAAAGAGCCAAATTTACAACCTACCTGCTCCTTAGCCTTTCGATCGGAATCATCATTTATCCTATAGCAGGACATTGGATTTGGGGTGGAGGATGGTTATCAAACCTTGGATTTCATGATTTTGCTGGATCCACAGTAGTACACTCTGTCGGTGCATGGATCGGTCTATTGGCAGCAAAAATGGTAGGACCTAGAATAGGGAAATACAATGGTAAAGCAAAAGCAATTCCCGGCCACAACCTAACACTAGGGACTTTAGGAGTCTTTATACTTTGGTTTGGCTGGTTTGGATTTAACCCAGGCTCTCAACTAGCTATCGATGGTGCAGAGAATGTAGAGAAGGTCTCCCTTATATTTATCACAACAAACTTAGCGGGGGCAGCTGGAGCCGTTGCTTCTATGCTTGTATCGTGGAGAAGATACAAATTTCCATCTCTCTCAATGACCCTAAATGGAGCATTGGGTGGATTGGTCGCGATTACTGCAGGATGCGATGTGGTCACTCCCACTATGGCTATCGTAATAGGGGCAACCGCAGGGATAATTCTACCTTTTGCAGTGGAATATATCGATCAAAAGCTTAAAATAGATGACCCAGTAGGTGCTGTTTCTGTTCATGGTGTATGTGGAATCTTCGGTACCCTCATGGTTGGAATCTTTGATACTCAAAATGGTCTATTATACACAGGTTCTTTTGCCCATCTAGGAATTCAAACAGTTGGGGTAATTTCTGTTGCTGCATGGGCACTAGGGACAGGATATATCGTTCTATCTATACTCAAGAAATTATTTGGACTTAGAGTTACCAAAAGAGAAGAAGAAGAAGGGCTAGATATCTACGAGCATGGAGAATCTGCCTACAATTAA
- a CDS encoding transposase, with protein MKLKRESAENQYPLKDKSIFKEQLLLLLKNDEYDDQLDEIKTLRSRLIKRIDSVFTFLEYYEVPFDNNASERSIRNIKIKQKVSAGYRTEEGAQRYAMLRSIVDTLKKQGKSVVRMIAHWLSQNHLKVSWQ; from the coding sequence ATGAAATTAAAGAGAGAATCAGCCGAGAACCAATATCCTTTAAAAGACAAATCAATATTTAAAGAACAGCTTTTATTGCTGTTGAAAAATGACGAGTATGACGATCAGCTAGATGAGATCAAGACATTACGGAGTCGATTAATTAAAAGGATTGATAGTGTGTTTACTTTCTTAGAGTATTACGAAGTTCCTTTTGACAACAATGCATCCGAAAGGTCAATACGTAATATTAAAATAAAACAAAAAGTATCTGCAGGTTATCGAACAGAAGAAGGAGCCCAAAGGTATGCCATGTTACGCTCTATTGTTGATACACTTAAAAAACAAGGAAAGAGTGTAGTGAGAATGATTGCTCATTGGTTATCTCAAAACCATCTTAAGGTCAGTTGGCAATAA